A genome region from Hydrogenoanaerobacterium saccharovorans includes the following:
- a CDS encoding EFR1 family ferrodoxin (N-terminal region resembles flavodoxins. C-terminal ferrodoxin region binds two 4Fe-4S clusters.), whose translation MVFYFSGTGNSQLAAKQIAAAIGDNIICINQHLKERKKETFYSERPLVFVTPTYAWRLPKVVAQWIRAMEFTGSRDTYFVLTCGDSCGNAAAYTKKLCAENGFRFCGLAPVVMPENYLAMFPTPEQAEAQVILERAKPRITALAAQISEGKPFPEMKVSVIGKLESGPVNPLFYRFSVSNKGFAASDTCVSCGLCARRCPLGNITMENKKPKWHGKCTHCMACIGGCPTEAIEYKNKSKGRPRYYIMED comes from the coding sequence ATGGTTTTTTATTTTAGCGGAACCGGCAACAGCCAGCTGGCAGCAAAACAAATTGCAGCAGCTATCGGTGACAATATTATTTGTATTAACCAGCACCTGAAAGAGCGCAAAAAAGAGACATTCTACTCAGAGCGCCCACTGGTATTCGTTACACCCACCTATGCATGGAGGCTACCCAAGGTGGTGGCACAGTGGATTCGCGCGATGGAGTTTACCGGGAGCAGGGATACCTATTTTGTGCTGACCTGCGGCGACAGTTGTGGCAATGCCGCTGCCTATACAAAAAAACTGTGTGCAGAGAATGGATTTCGCTTTTGTGGATTAGCGCCTGTGGTGATGCCGGAAAACTACCTTGCAATGTTCCCCACGCCCGAGCAGGCTGAGGCGCAGGTCATTCTGGAGCGTGCAAAACCTCGGATTACTGCTTTAGCTGCACAAATTTCGGAAGGTAAACCTTTTCCTGAAATGAAGGTCTCGGTGATTGGAAAGCTGGAAAGCGGTCCGGTCAATCCTCTGTTCTACCGCTTTTCAGTTAGCAACAAGGGTTTTGCAGCGTCGGATACCTGCGTTTCCTGCGGTCTTTGTGCTCGACGCTGTCCGCTGGGAAACATCACTATGGAGAATAAAAAACCGAAATGGCATGGTAAATGTACCCACTGCATGGCCTGCATAGGCGGCTGCCCGACAGAAGCAATTGAATACAAAAACAAATCCAAAGGTAGACCACGCTATTACATCATGGAGGACTAA